DNA from Brassica napus cultivar Da-Ae chromosome C4, Da-Ae, whole genome shotgun sequence:
TCCGATCCGCTCAACTTTTATCTACgattaaatatagagttttaaatgtctactattatataattattatttaacatatactttattaatttaattttaaaggttacttaaaaaaatattaaattaaaaaggaatataaaatctttatacAAAACTagaatttttctataaaagaatttgttttataagaaaaattattaatttaaaatttaataaaatatatagtttcattattttttttactttatatttttgttatgtaaaagatatttctaaaaaataatttggtattatttttttctagaattACTTGTATTGAACATAGTGCAtgtattcgtaaatatccgtGAATATTCGCAAGTATCAAAAAAAATTCGGATATCCGGTTTTCCGACTAAATTTCAATGTTTAGTtgactatttttttgtttgaaacattttttcgactaaatttatatattatatgatttttgtgCTCGACGTACGAAACTACTCTTTGAATAAAATctagacaaaacaaaatatgaacaTGAGACTATTATGTTTATCAAAGAAGACATAATTCCACAACACTACCGCATTTTCTTAAAAGTCTGTTCACAGAGATAACACTAGAAAGTTGAGAATCTGCTCGTTAGAAATGAAACGAATGTTTTCAGTTAGTATGGTATGGAAACGGAGAGCATATTCTAACATCAAAAGAGAGTAAGAATATCATAAAGAGGGGGAAAAGATTTAAAGATGAGTCGCTGACAATAAAAACCTAGTTTACCTTGACTGgtaagaaataagaaaatatcaaaatgaaGAGAAGATATCAACAGAAGTAAGAAGAGGACTCAGAGACTTTGAAGCAAAATGAGAAATCTTATTAAGATCTATGTTCACATACGTAATGAAAGGGAAATAAAACTTGTGTAAGTCTTTGAAGATCAACAAGAGCAGTTCGTTATGTCTATGTCCTCAAACTTTCCCTCCACAAACACAAACATTGTATGCATCTCATCCTGGAACAAACTAGAACGTCTCAGATTCAAAGTTTAAGCAAAACATAAAAGACCATCTTCTCAAACATTCCTATTCAAAACATTTCTCCATTTGTACGAATGAGCCTCCAAAAGTGTAGCCCTGCATTAAAAACTTGATCCACTTTAACTCAGAAAAACAACAACAGCAAAACAACAATTGTTCACAAGATTAGATTGATATTATACCTCATTTATTTATGTGCCTTCTTAGCAGAAGCTCCTGCACCTGTTGTAATCTTTCTCTTATGCGTTTTCAGCATACTCCTCAGTTTATCCTGCAAGAGAAACATGTTATAATATAAGTGGCAGTTCAGAAATACTTCACCATCAAGTGAGTGatctttgattaaaaaaaaaaagttgacaaACCTGTAAATAGAGCTTCACAAAGGGAATATTAACCACTAATCGGTTCTCAATGACTGATAGTCTTGCAAATTCGTGTAGCTTCTTGTACGTCCACTCGTTCAGCAAAATCTTCGCATCAATGGAAATGACCTGCAAAAAAGCCGCCCAAGATTTGCTTTAGTCAGCTGTCATGTCACAGGTCAGAACTTACtgaaatgaaaaagaagaagacgaccTTGTTGTTAAGTGAGTTTCTGAGCTTCCACAGATTTCTTCTGACTGCATCATTCTGTACAGTAGTAAAGAGCTCGGATGTACCATCCGTGAATTCTTTGTCATCTAATTCTCCAAATCTTGGAGTAGCAGCTCCTTCAAGAATATCCTTTACCACACTGACAAAACAACGCTTCTCCACTTGTCGTCTTTGTCACAAAGGGCTTCAGCTTCACCCAACATCTTATCATACGTTAGCAGCTTGTCTCTCTTAGTGTAGTAGCCTTCTTCTTTCCTAGCTGTGGAACGCACTATTCTCAATGCTGCTAACCATATTTCAAGATTCTGTGTACCCTCTGCCACTTGGGACACGAACTCTGCATCGATTGGTGGGCAGTCTAGAAGCCAAGAGACAATCTCATCACCCTTAGGTATCACATGGTCATAAATTCCACTGGACTTGAAAGTCTTTACTGTCCCTACGTCATCATAATCACGATGCTCTCCTTCAAACAGTAGCCTCTCATCTAGAAGCAGATTAAAACCAACTCTCTGAATATCGATTCTTTCCTTCACCAGTGACTTTACCCATAACCCATCAACCACTTTCGAAACCAAACCTGTGCGAAGATCTGTGCTTAGCTCTCTAACATATTCCAGAAGGTATTCAATGTTCTTCTCTTCTAGAAAGCAGAGACTTTGAGGGCTCTTGAAGAATTTGCATTTTTCAAGGTAGTCCCCAGGAACTTCAGGCAGTTTCACATTCTCCTCTGCATAAACCATCAACCAATCCCAAACGCTGCGTGGCATAATATCGTTTTCAGAATAATCTTTGAGAACATGACCGAACTGTCTGAGCATGTCTTTCCGCGTCTCATCAGTCGCTATAGGCCAATCACAAGACCACCCATTCACATAAACAAGCTTTTCCTTGCGCTCAATTTTGTCTTTGATCAGATTTATTGCCTCCGCTGTATCCACAGGCTCCCAATTCCCACAACGTATCATGCTAGCAAAACACTCATCCAAACGCCTAGGACGGGAACTGCTTCGAGGTTGAAACTTTTGGACATGCGTCTCTAGAATGTGCCATGTACAGTCTACCAAGCAGTAATTGACTTGTGGACAGATGCGGCATTTCCACTTTCTCCACCGAAGAGTATCGTCGATGCACAAACACTCGGAAAAGTGTCTTCTCTCAGCCTTTGTCTTGGCATGGACAGACTCTATATAATCCACAAAACCTCTACTGTCCACAACCAAGAAGTCTCTTTTGCTTTTCTCGTCCAGCTTACTCCACAACTTGTTCAATAGATCAACATCAGCATCTCCCTTCCCCTGTTCTTGTATTTGATCATCCACGCTAGTTGTATCATGCACAACCATAGCGTTATTGCTTTGCATTTTCTCTCTAGCAAGATCAATTAAAGCCTCAACTTTTGACTGCAAATCACCTTCTCTTCCTTGAGGTTCAAGAATCTTCATGCACAATCCTAGCCCTAGCTTAGCCTTGGAATGAGCTTTCTCATAGAACTTGCTTAGCCCAAGCCTATCACCCAACTCAATAAGGGAAAGAGAGTATCCGTGGAAGGATCGTACAGATTCCGGACAGAGACGACTTGAAACCGAGTAAGCATCAACGTACGCAAACAGGTACACAGTTTTGAGTTCGTTACCATCCGCTACTCTCGCCAATTCAAAGAACACGTCGCCTTGGAGAAGATGGTGGCGATAGCATGATGGATTCGCGCCGTGAACGGAGATGGTTGCCTCTGTTATATATCTCCAACACCTTCACGTAATCACCTTCATGGAGGAACACTTCGGCTTGAGTGTATGCATCGACGATCTTCTCCTCGTCCGTGGCTCCGATTTTCTCTGAGCTAGCCATGTGATTCCAGCTATCGCAGTCCTCTTCTGGATTTTCTCTGAGAAAAGTTCTTCTTTCTTGGACGCCAAGCTTCAAGATTATGGGAGCGCCagaaagaaagtaaaaaaaaaaagctgttaacttttttttttttcttgagagTGTGTATAGTATGCGAGAGagaaaaaacagagtaaaagCGTTTTTATGATGTTTAAGAAACACGCGTGTGTGATAAGTGACACGTGGAGACGAAAGATTTTTCGATGATATAAAGTTTCGATTTTGGAAATGAATCCCTCAGTGTGAAATTTCGTCGAACACCTAGCGTGCGAGTATTGATTGGTGATTGATTGGTACGCATAAAGTATAAATTATGTTTAGAGGTTTTTGTTATATTAGTTACCTTCGTTCAGGAGAATAGAATGTAGTTTCCATCTCTAGAGCTCGCTTCACTTTCTCCAGATCGAATGTCTTTGTTGGAGTTAAATATCTTTAATTCTTCCTAAATGTTAGTTCCGTGTTATTCAATACAAAGTAACACCATTTCAAATTTAATCTCAATTTGTTTCCTTAATTTTTAACCTTTACTTGTTTAATCAAATCCTCAATAATGTAATTATTAAGTTGTTAATAGTTACAAAGACGCAAAGAATGAATCAATTTCTCGAAATTTTGTTTAATCAATACCGAGAGTCATTAACCATGTTTCTACTTCCCCATCTAGTCGAGTTAACATACTATCAATTCCTCTGTAATTGAGCATATGTTGAATTCATATGGCTGTATGAT
Protein-coding regions in this window:
- the LOC106433908 gene encoding uncharacterized protein LOC106433908, translating into MKILEPQGREGDLQSKVEALIDLAREKMQSNNAMVVHDTTSVDDQIQEQGKGDADVDLLNKLWSKLDEKSKRDFLVVDSRGFVDYIESVHAKTKAERRHFSECLCIDDTLRWRKWKCRICPQVNYCLVDCTWHILETHVQKFQPRSSSRPRRLDECFASMIRCGNWEPVDTAEAINLIKDKIERKEKLVYVNGWSCDWPIATDETRKDMLRQFGHVLKDYSENDIMPRSVWDWLMVYAEENVKLPEVPGDYLEKCKFFKSPQSLCFLEEKNIEYLLEYVRELSTDLRTGLVSKVVDGLWVKSLVKERIDIQRVGFNLLLDERLLFEGEHRDYDDVGTVKTFKSSGIYDHVIPKGDEIVSWLLDCPPIDAEFVSQVAEGTQNLEIWLAALRIVRSTARKEEGYYTKRDKLLTYDKMLGEAEALCDKDDKWRSVVLSVW